Sequence from the Mycobacterium florentinum genome:
GCTGGTAGCTCCGGCGGTGCCGGCGGTACCGACTGCGATGATGCCGATGGCGGCGGCGCCGATGACGGTGCTGGCAATCGTGCTGATGCGGCGAGTGAACATTGCTGTGGTCCCTTTCGGTTGGGCGGTTGGGGTGCTGATGGGACTAGCGTCAGCCGCACTTCTAAAGGGATTCTGTATAACTTCTTGGCGTCGTTTCAGTAACGCCTCAGGCGCCCGGCCGGACCGGGAAGTTCAGGCCCGGGTCATCGCGTAATAGGCACCCCGTCGGGCCATGAGTTCGGCGTGGTTGCCCTGTTCGACGACCCGGCCGGACTCGACCACCACGATGCGGTCGGCATCACGGATCGTCGAAAGACGGTGCGCGATAACGAAGCTCGTACGATCCCGGCGCAGCTCGTGCATGGCCCGCTGAATGAGAGCCTCGGTGCGGGTGTCGACCGAGCTGGTTGCCTCGTCCAGGATCAGCAGCTGCGGACGGGCCAGGAACGCGCGCGCGATCGTGATCAGCTGCTTCTCGCCGGCGCTGATGTTGGCGCCGTCGCCGGTGACCCGGGTCTGATAGCCGGCCGGCAGGGTGTGTACAAAACGGTCGACGTAGGCCGCCTCGGCGGCCTCGGCCACCTCTCGCGCGCTGGCGTCGGGCCGGCCGTAGGCGATGTTCTCCGCGATCGTCCCGTCGAAGAGCCAGGTGTCTTGCAGCACCATGCCGATTCGCGATCGCAGGGCTTGTCTGCTCATCGTGGTGATGTCGACGCCGTCGATCAGGATGCGGCCGGAATCGACGTCGTAGAACCGCATCAGCAGGTTCACCAGCGTGGTCTTGCCCGCTCCGGTCGGTCCGACGATCGCCACGGTGCTACCCGGCTCGGCCGCCATCGACAGGTCTTCGATCACCGGCGTGCCCGGGTGGTAGGCGAAGCTGACGTGCTGGAACTCGACACGTCCGCGCGGTTCCTCGCCGTTGGCCGGAGTTTGTTCGCCGGCCGGCGCGGGGTCGGGTGCTTCCTCGGGCTCGTCGAGCAGGTCGAACACCCGCTCAGCGCTGGCCACCCCGGATTGCAGGGTGTTGTACATCCCGGCCACCTGGCCCAGCGGGTTGTTGAGTTGCCGGACGTATTGGATGAACGCCTGGATGTTGCCGAGGGTGATGTGTCCGGTGGCCACTTGCAGACCGCCGAGCACCGCGACCGCGACGTATCCGAGGTTGCCGATGAACGCCGTGGCCGGCGCCACCAGGCCGGAGAAGAACTGCGAGCCGAAACTGGCGTGGTAGACGTCGTCGTTGAGACTGCGGAATTCCTCACGGGCGGCGTCCCGGTGACCGAAGGTCTTGACCACCGTGAAGCCGCTGTACGTCTCCTCGATGTGGGCGTTGAGCCGTCCGATGCTGGTCCACTGCGCCTTGAACAGGCGTTGCGAACGGCGCGCGATCGCCCGGGTGGCCAGCAGCGACAGCGGCACGGTCAGCAGAGTGATCAGGGTCAGTGTCGGCGAAATCGACAGCATCATGGCCAGCGTCGTGACCACGGTCAGAATCGCCGTCAGCAACTGGCTGATTGTCATCGACAACGACGCTTGGACGTTGTCGATGTCGTTGGTCACCCGACTCAGCAGCTCGCCGCGCAGCCGCCCGTCGAAGTAGGACAGCGGCAGGCGATGGACCTTGTCCTCGACCTGCGAGCGCAGCGCGACCATGGTGCGCTGCAGGGTGAGGTTGAGCAGGCGAGCCTGTACCCAAATAAACAATGCGGCAACGATATACAGGGCGAGGGCAACGCCCAGCGTTCTCGCCACCGCGCCGAAGTCCACGCCTTGACCGGGCACCAAATCCATTCCGGACAGCAGGTCGGCGAACGCGTTGTCACCGCGCGCCCGCGCCTGGGCGACGGCCTGCGCCTTGGTGATTCCCGCCGGCAGCCCGCGTCCGATCACACCGTTGAAGAGCAAATCGGTGGCGTGGCCCAGGATTCGCGGTACGACGACGCCGATCACCGTGCCGGTCAGGCCCAGTGTGATTACCGCGATGCTCAGCGTTCGTTGTGGCGCAAGCCGTTTCACCAGCCGGGTCG
This genomic interval carries:
- a CDS encoding ABC transporter ATP-binding protein, with translation MTRATFRPTKGPAPSTRSRDFWGTATRLVKRLAPQRTLSIAVITLGLTGTVIGVVVPRILGHATDLLFNGVIGRGLPAGITKAQAVAQARARGDNAFADLLSGMDLVPGQGVDFGAVARTLGVALALYIVAALFIWVQARLLNLTLQRTMVALRSQVEDKVHRLPLSYFDGRLRGELLSRVTNDIDNVQASLSMTISQLLTAILTVVTTLAMMLSISPTLTLITLLTVPLSLLATRAIARRSQRLFKAQWTSIGRLNAHIEETYSGFTVVKTFGHRDAAREEFRSLNDDVYHASFGSQFFSGLVAPATAFIGNLGYVAVAVLGGLQVATGHITLGNIQAFIQYVRQLNNPLGQVAGMYNTLQSGVASAERVFDLLDEPEEAPDPAPAGEQTPANGEEPRGRVEFQHVSFAYHPGTPVIEDLSMAAEPGSTVAIVGPTGAGKTTLVNLLMRFYDVDSGRILIDGVDITTMSRQALRSRIGMVLQDTWLFDGTIAENIAYGRPDASAREVAEAAEAAYVDRFVHTLPAGYQTRVTGDGANISAGEKQLITIARAFLARPQLLILDEATSSVDTRTEALIQRAMHELRRDRTSFVIAHRLSTIRDADRIVVVESGRVVEQGNHAELMARRGAYYAMTRA